A DNA window from Sporosarcina sp. ANT_H38 contains the following coding sequences:
- the ilvA gene encoding threonine ammonia-lyase IlvA codes for MNLTTTEPTRIQVEDILIANQLLKDVVAHTPLQKNERLSEKYDCRVYVKREDLQHVRSFKLRGAYYKIKTIEAAALEKGVVCASAGNHAQGVAFACAHLGIDAKIFMPQTTPKQKINQVKMFGRNFVEVILVGDTFDDSSASAVECANAEDRIFIHPFDDYDVIAGQGTVAVEIMNDIEEPVDYVFASIGGGGLISGLSTYIKNVSPHTRMIGVEPEGAASMKAALDNNEVTTLDTIDKFVDGAAVQSAGQYTFEICRKYLEDIVLVPEGKVCTSILELYNQHAIIVEPAGALSIAALDFYKDEIKGKSVVCVISGGNNDIGRMQEIKEKSLIYEGLLYYFIVNFPQRSGALRQFLDEVLGPDDDITTFEYTKKNNKESGPGLVGIEMKKKSDYEGLIQRMHQCGFSFKEVNNDSTLFDLLI; via the coding sequence ATGAATCTAACAACGACGGAACCAACTAGAATTCAAGTTGAGGATATACTGATTGCCAATCAATTACTAAAAGATGTAGTCGCACATACTCCTTTGCAAAAGAATGAACGACTGTCAGAAAAATATGATTGTCGAGTCTATGTTAAAAGGGAAGATTTACAACATGTCCGTTCCTTTAAATTACGGGGTGCCTATTATAAAATCAAAACAATAGAAGCAGCTGCACTTGAAAAGGGTGTCGTCTGTGCCAGTGCGGGTAATCATGCACAAGGAGTCGCTTTTGCATGTGCACATCTAGGAATTGACGCAAAAATATTCATGCCGCAGACGACTCCGAAACAAAAAATTAATCAAGTAAAAATGTTTGGACGGAACTTTGTAGAAGTTATCTTAGTAGGCGATACATTTGACGATTCATCCGCTTCAGCAGTCGAATGTGCGAATGCTGAAGACCGAATTTTCATTCACCCTTTTGACGATTACGATGTCATTGCTGGACAAGGAACAGTCGCGGTTGAAATCATGAATGACATTGAGGAACCTGTTGATTATGTCTTTGCCAGTATTGGCGGTGGCGGTCTTATATCTGGTTTAAGTACGTACATCAAAAATGTGTCACCGCATACTCGTATGATTGGTGTAGAGCCTGAAGGTGCGGCTAGTATGAAAGCAGCATTAGATAATAATGAAGTAACCACATTAGATACCATCGATAAGTTTGTTGATGGTGCAGCTGTACAAAGTGCCGGTCAATATACCTTTGAAATTTGCCGCAAATACCTTGAAGATATCGTTCTTGTTCCAGAAGGTAAAGTGTGTACGTCCATCTTGGAATTATATAACCAACATGCAATTATCGTTGAACCAGCAGGGGCATTATCTATCGCTGCCTTGGATTTTTATAAAGATGAAATCAAAGGTAAATCCGTCGTTTGTGTCATTAGTGGCGGGAATAATGATATTGGTCGAATGCAGGAAATCAAAGAAAAATCATTGATTTATGAAGGTCTTCTCTATTATTTCATAGTCAACTTCCCACAGCGCTCGGGTGCGTTACGCCAATTTTTGGATGAAGTACTGGGACCTGACGACGATATTACTACATTTGAATATACGAAGAAAAACAACAAGGAAAGTGGTCCTGGACTTGTTGGTATTGAAATGAAGAAAAAATCAGATTACGAAGGACTTATTCAACGCATGCATCAATGCGGCTTCTCCTTTAAAGAAGTTAACAATGATAGTACGTTATTTGATTTACTTATCTAA
- a CDS encoding MarR family winged helix-turn-helix transcriptional regulator: protein MSTQTIFELLHTMEQVTHKMQLKWRQQTSYDLGVSHILALHELRINGESRPSDLARILNFTPASLTHLSTKLSNRELITRRKDDTDRRITYWAITKKGEDLLDKAQRDGRNHHQEVFSHLTETEQKSLLSIYEKLNHSLK, encoded by the coding sequence ATGTCTACTCAAACGATTTTCGAACTATTACATACGATGGAACAAGTGACACATAAAATGCAGTTAAAGTGGCGGCAGCAAACGAGTTATGATTTGGGTGTGTCACATATTCTTGCCTTGCATGAATTACGGATAAACGGGGAAAGTCGGCCTTCCGATCTTGCCCGTATTCTAAATTTCACCCCTGCATCCCTAACGCATCTTTCAACAAAACTTTCAAACAGGGAGTTGATTACACGTCGGAAGGACGATACTGACCGGCGAATCACCTATTGGGCGATCACGAAAAAAGGGGAAGACTTACTCGATAAAGCACAAAGAGACGGTCGAAATCACCATCAGGAAGTTTTTTCACACTTAACAGAAACGGAACAGAAATCGTTACTCTCCATTTATGAAAAGTTGAATCATTCATTAAAATGA
- a CDS encoding DUF2161 domain-containing phosphodiesterase — protein MQDKETKRYEVDLYKPVKDLFTQQGYDVHGEVNECDVAALKEQELVLIELKLSLSIDLLIQATKRQRLTNQVFVAIPKPKLNFRSKKWKDSCHLLRRLELGLILVSFLEDDARAEIVFHPSSFDRKKSMQRSKKKKNAMLTEMVGRLGDYNVGGSRQTKIMTTYKENCIHIACCLLQSGPLSPKSLRELGTGEKTLTILNKNYYGWFDRIQKGIYMISDSGKSELHSFPDLFNHYREVVRETSGAHFDIHDAEDNM, from the coding sequence ATGCAAGACAAAGAAACCAAGCGATATGAAGTCGATTTATATAAACCGGTAAAAGACTTATTTACTCAACAAGGGTATGATGTCCATGGTGAAGTAAATGAGTGCGACGTTGCAGCTTTAAAAGAGCAAGAACTGGTCCTCATTGAATTGAAATTGTCACTTTCTATTGATCTTTTAATCCAAGCTACAAAAAGACAGAGATTGACAAATCAGGTATTTGTCGCGATTCCTAAACCCAAACTCAACTTTCGTTCAAAAAAGTGGAAAGATAGTTGTCATTTGTTGAGAAGACTGGAATTAGGACTCATCCTCGTTTCATTCTTAGAAGACGACGCGCGGGCAGAAATAGTATTTCATCCTTCGTCCTTTGATCGGAAGAAAAGCATGCAGCGCAGTAAGAAAAAAAAGAATGCTATGTTGACTGAAATGGTAGGTAGACTTGGAGACTATAATGTCGGCGGAAGCAGACAGACCAAAATAATGACAACCTATAAAGAAAACTGTATTCATATAGCTTGCTGCCTTCTGCAATCGGGGCCATTATCGCCAAAATCCTTGCGTGAGTTGGGGACAGGAGAAAAAACCTTGACGATTTTAAATAAAAACTATTATGGATGGTTTGATAGAATTCAAAAAGGAATATATATGATTAGTGACAGTGGGAAAAGTGAGTTGCACTCATTTCCGGATCTCTTTAACCATTATCGTGAGGTAGTAAGAGAAACGTCGGGTGCACACTTTGACATACATGACGCTGAGGATAATATGTAA
- a CDS encoding DUF1646 family protein, whose amino-acid sequence MILGLSIILILVLLLPLTIKVVERNLEVFLFIMGISAALVSQVLDSTLIAKALENPIHITLAVLIAGLLFRWLQKPFEKSIRGMSKAIPFRIFLALIVIVLGILSSVITAIIAAIVLVAIVGVLRLDRKSEIRLVIIACYSIGLGAVLTPIGEPLSTVATSKLDAEFFYLLRLIGPDIIPGVIAFGILAAIMIKPSNKLNGLKANLGTESYVDIIIRGIKVYLFVMALTLLGAGFEPFIERYLLDLNPLVLYWINMISAVLDNATLAAAEISPVMNDSTIKALLLGLLISGGMLIPGNIPNIIAAGKLNIKSIEWARFGVPLGLIAMVIYFVVIVTIG is encoded by the coding sequence ATGATACTTGGCTTGTCTATTATTTTAATACTAGTATTATTGTTGCCACTCACAATCAAAGTAGTTGAACGAAACTTGGAAGTGTTTTTATTCATCATGGGGATTTCTGCAGCACTTGTCAGTCAAGTACTAGACTCGACTTTGATAGCTAAGGCGTTGGAGAATCCGATACATATTACATTAGCCGTACTTATTGCTGGATTATTATTCCGATGGCTTCAAAAACCTTTCGAAAAAAGTATACGAGGTATGAGCAAAGCAATTCCATTTCGCATATTCCTAGCACTTATCGTTATCGTTTTAGGGATCCTCTCGAGCGTCATAACAGCAATTATTGCTGCGATTGTATTGGTCGCAATTGTAGGCGTTTTAAGGCTTGATCGTAAATCTGAAATCCGACTTGTCATCATCGCTTGTTATTCAATTGGACTGGGTGCTGTTCTGACACCGATCGGCGAACCTCTGTCGACAGTTGCAACAAGCAAATTAGATGCTGAATTTTTCTATTTACTTCGGTTAATTGGTCCCGATATTATTCCGGGTGTCATTGCTTTTGGGATACTAGCCGCAATCATGATTAAGCCTTCAAACAAGTTGAACGGATTAAAAGCTAATCTAGGAACTGAATCGTATGTTGATATCATTATTCGTGGGATTAAAGTATATCTGTTCGTAATGGCTCTGACGCTGCTCGGTGCAGGTTTCGAACCATTTATAGAAAGATACCTCTTGGATTTAAACCCACTCGTATTATATTGGATTAACATGATTTCAGCTGTACTCGATAATGCTACATTAGCTGCTGCAGAAATCAGCCCCGTTATGAATGATTCGACAATTAAGGCCCTTTTACTTGGGCTACTAATTAGCGGCGGCATGTTAATACCTGGAAACATTCCAAATATTATCGCTGCCGGAAAGCTAAATATTAAAAGTATTGAATGGGCCCGTTTTGGTGTTCCACTTGGCTTGATTGCAATGGTTATTTACTTCGTAGTAATTGTGACTATCGGTTAG
- a CDS encoding transporter substrate-binding domain-containing protein produces MVKEFHLGKIIQSLLLFSVIFVLAACGTSSDTKKDSDAKISSWEGIQKKGEIVVATSGTLYPASFHDSESEELTGYEVEIMNELGKRLKLDIRYVEIGLDGMLTSLNSGQVDLAVNDIEITPEREEKFTFSDPYKYSFGTAIVRKSDHSGIESLEDLKGKKAAGAATSVYMQVGRDHGVEEVIYDNVTNDVYLRDVAIGRTDVILNDYYLQKLALEAFPEFEIMIHPDIKYHPNVQAIIMKKDNDELLKQVNTVLADMHADGTISELSKKFFGGEDVSVEQDYDFE; encoded by the coding sequence ATGGTAAAAGAATTTCATCTCGGTAAAATCATCCAGTCTCTATTGCTATTCTCGGTGATATTCGTTCTAGCTGCTTGTGGCACTAGTAGTGATACAAAAAAAGATAGCGATGCTAAAATTTCTAGTTGGGAGGGCATTCAGAAAAAAGGTGAAATCGTTGTTGCAACGTCAGGAACGCTTTATCCGGCATCTTTCCATGACAGCGAAAGCGAAGAACTGACGGGTTATGAAGTTGAAATTATGAACGAGCTAGGAAAGCGTCTGAAACTGGACATCAGATACGTTGAAATTGGCCTAGACGGAATGCTTACTTCGTTGAACAGTGGGCAAGTTGATCTAGCAGTGAATGATATTGAAATCACGCCAGAGCGGGAAGAGAAGTTCACTTTTTCTGATCCTTATAAATATTCATTCGGAACAGCAATTGTCCGTAAATCGGATCATTCAGGTATTGAATCACTTGAAGATTTGAAAGGGAAAAAAGCTGCCGGGGCCGCAACTTCGGTTTATATGCAAGTTGGGCGTGACCACGGGGTTGAAGAGGTAATTTATGATAATGTTACAAACGATGTATATTTACGTGATGTGGCAATCGGGCGTACCGATGTAATATTAAATGATTACTATTTACAAAAGCTTGCGCTGGAAGCATTTCCAGAGTTTGAAATCATGATTCATCCGGATATCAAGTATCATCCAAATGTCCAAGCAATCATCATGAAAAAAGACAATGACGAACTGCTCAAGCAAGTGAACACTGTACTTGCTGACATGCACGCGGATGGAACAATTTCGGAATTATCGAAGAAGTTCTTTGGTGGGGAAGATGTCTCAGTTGAACAAGACTATGATTTTGAATAA
- a CDS encoding methyl-accepting chemotaxis protein, with product MRNTLTVQLGTIIVGIMVAMLAITSIATYKTAYEKLYDAAGVEAYGCASITTGLIRPEDVEKMLEGDRKTMDKVGQQLNWTLDHKAIFETQYIIDLDGKILALDDHLSNKGLEPGDSVPVDKQALAMLLEMKHSTYTELYEFADVNRLSGYAPIFENHDPNGEIIAISVIDFDGSIVAERTWDVVRKGILISLIPMIIASIITIVLIRRKTKSISVLIAHAKEIADGNLGIKDTVVTSKDEVGDLGRTLNLMTANLRNMIGTVKTTSVQLTKNSLDTTASLNEMQMAIHQVAHNMSETVASISDGTINAEHASTILSSLANDLQHSKEKAELSVGNSKRTMKIAEEGQQSVNDISNDMEKIRLSSSEAGGTIKNLIESTTKIQNITSSIAGIAAQTNLLALNASIEAARAGEHGKGFAVVAEEVRKLAEQSNKEVLEVEKLVQDITESIGRVVSSTSESTKLIESGTETVRLTATSLSNISSAVSETVKEIDLISELTTAEAESSNRVVELIDHLTQSIHSIEDMSNNISAATEQTSASIEEVATRSTEMSDMARNLEKLVGQFKLE from the coding sequence TTGAGAAATACACTTACAGTACAATTGGGAACAATTATTGTTGGCATCATGGTTGCAATGTTAGCGATTACGTCCATCGCGACATATAAAACAGCTTATGAAAAATTATATGATGCCGCGGGTGTTGAAGCGTATGGTTGTGCGAGTATTACAACAGGTTTGATACGGCCGGAAGATGTGGAGAAAATGCTTGAAGGCGATCGTAAAACAATGGATAAGGTCGGTCAACAGCTGAACTGGACACTTGATCACAAAGCTATTTTTGAGACACAATACATCATTGATTTAGATGGTAAAATTCTAGCACTTGATGACCATTTAAGTAATAAAGGGCTTGAGCCAGGAGATTCTGTTCCGGTCGATAAACAAGCGCTTGCAATGCTTTTGGAAATGAAGCATTCGACTTACACGGAACTCTATGAATTTGCAGACGTGAATCGCCTATCTGGCTATGCTCCCATATTTGAAAATCATGACCCAAATGGAGAAATCATCGCAATCAGCGTTATCGATTTTGATGGTTCAATTGTAGCCGAAAGAACATGGGATGTTGTTCGGAAAGGAATTTTAATCAGCCTGATTCCGATGATCATTGCTTCGATCATTACAATCGTGCTTATCAGACGTAAAACAAAGTCGATTTCTGTTTTAATCGCACACGCGAAGGAAATTGCAGATGGAAATCTTGGCATCAAAGATACAGTTGTAACGAGTAAAGATGAGGTTGGAGATCTCGGACGCACATTGAACTTGATGACTGCAAATTTGCGCAATATGATTGGCACAGTGAAAACAACATCTGTTCAATTGACAAAAAACTCGCTTGATACAACTGCTTCATTGAATGAAATGCAGATGGCCATTCATCAAGTAGCGCACAATATGAGCGAAACGGTCGCCTCTATCTCAGATGGGACAATCAATGCGGAGCATGCATCAACAATCTTGTCTTCTCTTGCGAATGATCTTCAGCATTCAAAAGAGAAAGCTGAACTAAGCGTAGGGAACTCTAAACGAACAATGAAAATCGCAGAAGAAGGTCAGCAAAGCGTAAATGACATCAGTAATGATATGGAGAAAATCAGATTATCCTCAAGTGAAGCAGGAGGTACAATAAAAAATCTGATTGAATCGACTACGAAAATTCAAAACATAACTAGTTCAATTGCAGGGATTGCTGCCCAAACGAATTTACTTGCGCTGAATGCATCGATTGAAGCTGCGCGTGCAGGTGAGCATGGAAAAGGATTTGCGGTCGTTGCGGAAGAAGTACGGAAACTTGCGGAACAATCGAATAAAGAAGTTCTCGAAGTAGAAAAGCTTGTGCAAGATATTACAGAAAGTATCGGCCGAGTGGTTTCTTCAACATCGGAAAGCACAAAACTTATCGAATCAGGGACGGAAACTGTTCGTTTGACTGCAACTTCCTTAAGCAATATTTCAAGTGCTGTCTCAGAAACGGTTAAGGAAATCGATTTGATTTCAGAGTTAACAACAGCTGAAGCAGAAAGTTCCAATCGCGTAGTTGAGCTTATCGATCACCTCACGCAATCAATTCATTCAATTGAAGATATGTCTAACAACATTTCAGCAGCAACAGAGCAAACATCAGCCTCGATAGAAGAAGTTGCAACACGTTCCACTGAAATGAGTGATATGGCAAGAAATCTCGAAAAACTTGTCGGGCAGTTCAAATTGGAGTAA
- a CDS encoding proline dehydrogenase family protein yields MMLKDFFIGLSQNQLLNSAAKKYGLKMGAQNVVAGTNVAETIQSIKELNAHGISCTVDNLGEFVFEKEEALAAKKQILEVIEAIHEHGVDAHISLKPSQLGLDIDIDFCLENLKEIAAKAKSYEIFINFDMEDHARLQPSFDLLDELSKDYDNIGTVIQAYFFRAVEDIQKYKNFRLRIVKGAYKETETYAYQDKKEIDENYIQLIEWHLLNGKFTSIATHDHHVINHVKQFVKDNDIANDKFEFQMLYGFRKDMQLQLASEGYNFCTYVPFGNDWYGYFMRRLAERPQNLNLVVKQVFNKKTNTVLGLAVGAFALGRITKKK; encoded by the coding sequence ATCATGTTAAAAGATTTCTTTATCGGGTTATCCCAAAACCAGCTTTTGAATAGTGCGGCTAAAAAGTACGGCTTGAAAATGGGCGCACAAAACGTTGTAGCAGGTACGAATGTAGCAGAAACGATTCAAAGCATTAAAGAGCTTAATGCCCACGGAATTTCTTGTACGGTAGATAATCTTGGAGAATTTGTTTTTGAAAAAGAGGAAGCATTAGCAGCAAAAAAACAAATTCTTGAAGTAATCGAAGCTATACATGAACATGGTGTCGATGCTCACATTTCACTAAAACCGTCACAACTTGGTTTAGATATAGATATTGATTTTTGTTTAGAAAACTTAAAAGAAATAGCTGCTAAAGCGAAAAGTTACGAAATTTTCATCAATTTCGATATGGAAGACCATGCTCGTTTGCAACCATCGTTTGATCTCCTCGATGAGTTATCTAAGGACTATGACAACATCGGAACGGTTATTCAAGCTTATTTCTTCCGTGCAGTAGAAGATATTCAAAAATACAAAAATTTCCGTTTGCGTATTGTAAAAGGTGCTTATAAAGAGACTGAAACATATGCTTATCAAGATAAAAAAGAAATCGATGAAAACTATATTCAATTGATTGAATGGCATTTATTAAATGGTAAATTCACATCAATCGCAACACATGATCATCATGTCATTAACCATGTAAAACAATTTGTTAAAGACAATGACATTGCGAATGATAAATTTGAGTTCCAAATGCTATACGGTTTCAGAAAAGATATGCAATTGCAATTGGCTAGCGAAGGGTATAATTTCTGTACATACGTTCCTTTCGGAAATGACTGGTACGGTTACTTCATGCGTCGCCTTGCTGAAAGACCACAAAACTTAAATCTTGTTGTTAAGCAAGTATTCAATAAGAAAACAAATACAGTTCTTGGCTTAGCTGTCGGAGCATTCGCTCTTGGAAGAATTACCAAGAAAAAATAA
- a CDS encoding SDR family NAD(P)-dependent oxidoreductase: protein MMKLQDKVAIITGGAGGIGKGMATAFVKEGAKVVIVDLNGELGEQAIKELQVYQPEAFFIQANLAEHDKLSDIVKQTVERFGKLDILVNNAHASTNKPFEETTQADLDLSFNTGFYPTFYLMQAALPYLKETKGKIINFASGAGINGDANQASYAAAKEAIRAITRVTANEFGQFGINVNLIAPLANSPGIQQWAKEQPEAFETMISKIPLRRLGELENDIGRAAVFLASADSDYITGQTIMVDGGITKLR, encoded by the coding sequence ATTATGAAACTTCAAGACAAAGTTGCAATTATTACTGGCGGAGCCGGAGGTATCGGCAAAGGAATGGCGACTGCATTCGTAAAAGAGGGTGCTAAAGTTGTAATCGTCGATTTGAATGGGGAATTAGGGGAACAGGCAATAAAGGAATTGCAAGTCTATCAACCAGAAGCGTTTTTCATCCAAGCGAATTTAGCTGAGCATGATAAACTGTCGGATATTGTGAAACAAACCGTCGAGAGATTTGGTAAGTTGGATATTTTAGTGAACAATGCACACGCGTCGACAAATAAGCCATTTGAAGAGACGACGCAAGCGGATCTTGACTTATCGTTCAATACAGGATTCTATCCGACATTCTATCTCATGCAGGCTGCACTACCTTATTTAAAAGAAACTAAAGGGAAAATTATTAACTTCGCTTCAGGAGCAGGCATAAACGGAGACGCTAACCAGGCTTCCTACGCTGCGGCAAAAGAAGCAATCCGAGCGATCACACGTGTTACCGCGAATGAATTTGGTCAATTCGGCATTAATGTCAACTTGATTGCACCACTTGCAAATTCACCTGGGATTCAGCAATGGGCGAAAGAACAGCCTGAAGCTTTTGAAACAATGATATCTAAGATTCCGTTACGCCGACTTGGTGAACTGGAAAATGATATTGGACGAGCTGCTGTATTCTTGGCAAGTGCCGATTCTGACTACATTACTGGGCAAACAATAATGGTGGATGGCGGAATTACTAAACTTAGGTAA
- a CDS encoding amino acid ABC transporter permease yields MSEIEWQHIFDLQLAIESFPYILQGIGYTILISFGGMAFGLILGFFLALGRTSKLSLFRWPARIFISYMRGTPMLVFLFLLYFGLPNIGIQFSAVTAALIGFSLHSSAYMAEIIRSSLNAVDKGQWEAATALGMSYWQSLLFVILPQTTRISIPPLSNVLLDLIKASSLAAMITVPDLFQRAKIVGGREFDYMTVYILVGLIYWGICLLVEVWQNYLEKRSTYN; encoded by the coding sequence GTGAGCGAAATTGAATGGCAACATATTTTCGATTTACAGCTTGCCATCGAGTCATTCCCGTATATTTTGCAAGGGATTGGTTATACCATACTCATTTCTTTTGGAGGTATGGCGTTCGGGCTGATACTCGGCTTCTTCCTGGCACTTGGTAGAACGTCAAAATTAAGCCTATTTAGATGGCCAGCACGTATTTTCATATCCTATATGCGGGGTACACCGATGCTTGTATTCCTTTTTTTGCTGTATTTCGGATTACCAAACATCGGTATTCAGTTTTCAGCCGTCACAGCCGCTTTAATAGGCTTCAGCCTCCATTCTTCGGCTTATATGGCCGAGATTATCCGATCGTCGCTAAATGCGGTCGATAAGGGCCAATGGGAAGCTGCTACCGCTTTAGGGATGTCCTATTGGCAGTCACTACTTTTTGTGATTTTACCGCAAACAACAAGGATTTCAATTCCTCCGTTATCGAACGTTTTGCTGGATCTGATCAAAGCCTCCTCATTGGCTGCGATGATTACTGTACCCGATTTGTTTCAACGCGCAAAAATCGTTGGAGGCAGGGAATTTGACTATATGACGGTCTATATTTTGGTGGGACTTATCTATTGGGGGATTTGTCTGCTGGTCGAAGTGTGGCAAAACTATCTGGAGAAACGCTCTACTTACAATTAA
- a CDS encoding GNAT family N-acetyltransferase, with product MLKESQLIAIKQLQKECEKADNIQLKLNWEMLREREGRKMDFFHEVNGELVAYLALFGFGTTVEVCGMVKPKERRKGYFTKLWQEALVSIEQYDFSTQLLNTPSSSTSAKEWLSSRSYSYAFSEYQMRWLEQPIEASDDVLIRKTKPSDANLEVKLDVLAFGMDEDDARTHLERIKERHDEQFLMIEADNRTVGKLRVNRIDGEAWIYGFAILPEFQGRGYGRKVLRNIVKSEHEAGNQICLEVEAKNARALILYESVGFVKVQGQDYYKKNRN from the coding sequence ATGTTAAAAGAAAGTCAATTAATTGCTATTAAACAGCTTCAAAAAGAATGTGAAAAAGCGGACAATATTCAATTGAAACTAAATTGGGAGATGCTTCGTGAGAGAGAAGGAAGAAAAATGGATTTCTTTCATGAAGTGAATGGAGAACTTGTCGCTTATTTAGCTTTATTTGGTTTTGGAACTACTGTTGAAGTATGTGGAATGGTAAAACCGAAAGAAAGAAGAAAGGGCTATTTTACCAAGCTTTGGCAAGAAGCGTTGGTATCAATCGAGCAATATGACTTTAGTACACAATTATTGAATACACCATCTTCATCCACCTCAGCTAAGGAATGGTTATCCTCCCGCTCATATTCGTATGCGTTTTCAGAATATCAGATGCGTTGGTTAGAACAACCGATAGAAGCGAGTGATGACGTTCTTATACGTAAAACAAAACCAAGTGATGCAAATCTCGAAGTGAAACTTGATGTTCTTGCTTTTGGAATGGATGAAGACGACGCTCGTACTCATTTGGAACGTATAAAAGAAAGACATGATGAACAATTCCTAATGATTGAAGCAGACAACCGAACTGTTGGTAAACTTCGTGTCAATCGGATTGACGGTGAAGCATGGATTTACGGATTCGCCATCTTACCCGAATTTCAAGGGAGAGGATACGGTAGGAAAGTACTCCGTAATATTGTGAAAAGTGAGCATGAAGCCGGCAATCAAATTTGTCTTGAGGTGGAAGCTAAAAATGCTCGCGCACTCATTCTTTATGAATCAGTCGGTTTTGTAAAGGTGCAAGGCCAGGATTATTATAAAAAGAATAGAAACTAG
- a CDS encoding mechanosensitive ion channel family protein, translating to MNMFLDTIKDFIAYDFSDVRLYFISLMLTIIFTYLLLVVFRKIMQQLFKRTTILEEKKKETIESVVKNTSRYIFAVIIIVAAIKPFVGDLKEVIVAGGIIAAVIGFGAQKLINDLISGVFIIFEGTIKRGDFINVNGELEGGTVEELGFRIVKIRLINGKLLTISNGEIRKMVNGSVEKRRIFESLIVSFNQDPGIVRVLLQEVCDELNEKQLTYLQVDTLTGDYVEKYEVYGLHSLDTSPFGYKFSIVATVNDTDYLVASLEAKKILAQKLYDNKVKMAEQLINKGY from the coding sequence ATGAATATGTTTTTAGATACAATAAAAGATTTTATTGCTTATGATTTTTCGGATGTTCGATTGTATTTTATTTCATTAATGTTAACAATTATTTTCACCTATTTACTTTTAGTTGTATTCAGGAAAATCATGCAACAACTATTCAAGCGGACAACTATATTAGAAGAGAAAAAGAAAGAAACAATTGAAAGTGTTGTGAAAAACACATCCAGGTACATATTTGCTGTCATTATTATAGTCGCAGCGATTAAGCCGTTTGTGGGAGATTTGAAAGAAGTCATTGTTGCAGGGGGAATCATCGCTGCTGTTATTGGGTTCGGTGCCCAAAAACTGATTAATGATCTTATAAGTGGTGTTTTCATTATTTTTGAGGGTACGATTAAACGAGGAGACTTTATAAACGTCAACGGGGAACTGGAAGGCGGAACGGTTGAGGAATTAGGGTTTAGGATTGTCAAGATTCGTTTGATAAACGGGAAATTATTGACCATTTCTAATGGGGAAATTAGAAAAATGGTTAATGGTTCTGTTGAAAAAAGACGGATTTTTGAAAGCCTAATTGTTTCATTCAATCAAGATCCTGGAATCGTTCGCGTGTTGCTCCAAGAAGTTTGCGATGAGCTAAACGAAAAACAATTAACCTATTTGCAAGTGGATACATTGACTGGAGATTACGTGGAAAAGTATGAAGTTTATGGCTTACATTCTCTCGACACAAGTCCATTTGGATATAAGTTTTCCATTGTTGCCACCGTTAATGATACGGATTATTTAGTAGCTTCTTTGGAAGCCAAAAAAATATTGGCTCAAAAACTCTATGATAATAAGGTTAAAATGGCAGAGCAATTGATAAATAAAGGGTATTAA